The Dasypus novemcinctus isolate mDasNov1 chromosome 20, mDasNov1.1.hap2, whole genome shotgun sequence genome includes a region encoding these proteins:
- the SEC61A2 gene encoding protein transport protein Sec61 subunit alpha isoform X1 yields the protein MGIKFLEVIKPFCAVLPEIQKPERKIQFREKVLWTAITLFIFLVCCQIPLFGIMSSDSADPFYWMRVILASNRGTLMELGISPIVTSGLIMQLLAGAKIIEVGDTPKDRALFNGAQKLFGMIITIGQAIVYVMTGMYGDPAEMGAGICLLIIIQLFVAGLIVLLLDELLQKGYGLGSGISLFIATNICETIVWKAFSPTTINTGRGTEFEGAVIALFHLLATRTDKVRALREAFYRQNLPNLMNLIATVFVFAVVIYFQGFRVDLPIKSARYRGQYSSYPIKLFYTSNIPIILQSALVSNLYVISQMLSVRFSGNFLVNLLGQWADVSGGGPARSYPVGGLCYYLSPPESMGAIFEDPVHVVVYIIFMLGSCAFFSKTWIEVSGSSAKDVAKQLKEQQMVMRGHRDTSMVHELNRYIPTAAAFGGLCIGALSVLADFLGAIGSGTGILLAVTIIYQYFEIFVKEQAEVGGMGALFF from the exons ATGGGGA tCAAATTTTTAGAAGTTATCAAACCTTTCTGTGCAGTTCTACCAGAAATTCAGAAACCTGAAAGGAAA ATCCAGTTTAGGGAGAAGGTACTATGGACTGCTATAACGCTCTTCATTTTCTTAGTGTGTTGTCAG ATACCACTATTTGGAATCATGTCATCAGATTCTGCTGATCCTTTCTACTGGATGAGAGTGATTCTTGCATCCAACAGAG GAACTTTAATGGAATTGGGTATTTCCCCAATTGTAACATCTGGTTTGATTATGCAGTTATTAGCTGGAGCCAAAATCATTGAAGTTGGCGATACACCCAAAGATAGAGCTCTGTTCAACGGGGCCCAGAAAC TCTTTGGTATGATTATTACCATTGGGCAAGCCATTGTGTATGTCATGACGGGCATGTACGGGGACCCTGCTGAAATGGGCGCTGGCATCTGTCTCCTCATCATCATCCAG TTGTTTGTTGCTGGTTTGATTGTGCTGCTGTTAGATGAGCTGCTGCAGAAGGGTTACGGCTTGGGGTCTGGGATTTCCCTCTTTATTGCCACCAACATCTGTGAAACCATTGTCTGGAAGGCCTTTAGCCCCACTACCATTAACACGGGCAGAG GTACCGAGTTTGAGGGGGCAGTCATCGCCCTGTTCCATCTGTTGGCCACCAGGACAGACAAAGTCCGAGCTTTACGGGAAGCTTTCTATCGCCAGAATTTACCCAATCTCATGAACCTCATTGCTACAGTTTTTGTGTTTGCCGTTGTTATATATTTTCAG GGATTTCGTGTGGACTTGCCCATTAAGTCGGCCCGATACCGAGGACAGTACAGCAGCTACCCCATCAAGCTCTTCTACACCTCCAATATTCCCATCATTCTCCAGTCGGCCTTGGTGTCCAACCTCTACGTTATTTCTCAGATGCTGTCTGTTCGATTTAGTGGCAACTTCTTAGTAAATTTACTGGGACAGTGGGCT GATGTCAGTGGGGGTGGACCTGCTCGTTCTTACCCTGTTGGAGGCCTTTGTTATTATCTTTCTCCTCCTGAGTCCATGGGTGCCATTTTTGAGGATCCTGTCCATGTAGTTGTTTATATCATCTTCATGCTGGGATCATGTGCATTCTTCTCGAAGACGTGGATAGAGGTGTCTGGTTCCTCAGCCAAAGAT GTAGCGAAACAGCTTAAAGAACAGCAAATGGTAATGAGGGGTCACAGAGATACTTCTATGGTTCACGAGCTTAATAG GTACATCCCCACAGCAGCTGCGTTTGGTGGCCTGTGCATCGGTGCCCTGTCTGTGCTGGCGGACTTCCTGGGGGCCATTGGCTCTGGCACTGGAATTCTACTTGCAGTCACTATTATTTATcagtattttgaaatatttgttaaGGAACAGGCCGAGGTTGGCGGGATGGGTGCTTTGTTTTTCTAa
- the SEC61A2 gene encoding protein transport protein Sec61 subunit alpha isoform X2: MGIKFLEVIKPFCAVLPEIQKPERKIQFREKVLWTAITLFIFLVCCQIPLFGIMSSDSADPFYWMRVILASNRGTLMELGISPIVTSGLIMQLLAGAKIIEVGDTPKDRALFNGAQKLFGMIITIGQAIVYVMTGMYGDPAEMGAGICLLIIIQLFVAGLIVLLLDELLQKGYGLGSGISLFIATNICETIVWKAFSPTTINTGRGTEFEGAVIALFHLLATRTDKVRALREAFYRQNLPNLMNLIATVFVFAVVIYFQDVSGGGPARSYPVGGLCYYLSPPESMGAIFEDPVHVVVYIIFMLGSCAFFSKTWIEVSGSSAKDVAKQLKEQQMVMRGHRDTSMVHELNRYIPTAAAFGGLCIGALSVLADFLGAIGSGTGILLAVTIIYQYFEIFVKEQAEVGGMGALFF, encoded by the exons ATGGGGA tCAAATTTTTAGAAGTTATCAAACCTTTCTGTGCAGTTCTACCAGAAATTCAGAAACCTGAAAGGAAA ATCCAGTTTAGGGAGAAGGTACTATGGACTGCTATAACGCTCTTCATTTTCTTAGTGTGTTGTCAG ATACCACTATTTGGAATCATGTCATCAGATTCTGCTGATCCTTTCTACTGGATGAGAGTGATTCTTGCATCCAACAGAG GAACTTTAATGGAATTGGGTATTTCCCCAATTGTAACATCTGGTTTGATTATGCAGTTATTAGCTGGAGCCAAAATCATTGAAGTTGGCGATACACCCAAAGATAGAGCTCTGTTCAACGGGGCCCAGAAAC TCTTTGGTATGATTATTACCATTGGGCAAGCCATTGTGTATGTCATGACGGGCATGTACGGGGACCCTGCTGAAATGGGCGCTGGCATCTGTCTCCTCATCATCATCCAG TTGTTTGTTGCTGGTTTGATTGTGCTGCTGTTAGATGAGCTGCTGCAGAAGGGTTACGGCTTGGGGTCTGGGATTTCCCTCTTTATTGCCACCAACATCTGTGAAACCATTGTCTGGAAGGCCTTTAGCCCCACTACCATTAACACGGGCAGAG GTACCGAGTTTGAGGGGGCAGTCATCGCCCTGTTCCATCTGTTGGCCACCAGGACAGACAAAGTCCGAGCTTTACGGGAAGCTTTCTATCGCCAGAATTTACCCAATCTCATGAACCTCATTGCTACAGTTTTTGTGTTTGCCGTTGTTATATATTTTCAG GATGTCAGTGGGGGTGGACCTGCTCGTTCTTACCCTGTTGGAGGCCTTTGTTATTATCTTTCTCCTCCTGAGTCCATGGGTGCCATTTTTGAGGATCCTGTCCATGTAGTTGTTTATATCATCTTCATGCTGGGATCATGTGCATTCTTCTCGAAGACGTGGATAGAGGTGTCTGGTTCCTCAGCCAAAGAT GTAGCGAAACAGCTTAAAGAACAGCAAATGGTAATGAGGGGTCACAGAGATACTTCTATGGTTCACGAGCTTAATAG GTACATCCCCACAGCAGCTGCGTTTGGTGGCCTGTGCATCGGTGCCCTGTCTGTGCTGGCGGACTTCCTGGGGGCCATTGGCTCTGGCACTGGAATTCTACTTGCAGTCACTATTATTTATcagtattttgaaatatttgttaaGGAACAGGCCGAGGTTGGCGGGATGGGTGCTTTGTTTTTCTAa
- the SEC61A2 gene encoding protein transport protein Sec61 subunit alpha isoform X3, whose protein sequence is MGIKFLEVIKPFCAVLPEIQKPERKIQFREKVLWTAITLFIFLVCCQIPLFGIMSSDSADPFYWMRVILASNRGTLMELGISPIVTSGLIMQLLAGAKIIEVGDTPKDRALFNGAQKRTEFEGAVIALFHLLATRTDKVRALREAFYRQNLPNLMNLIATVFVFAVVIYFQGFRVDLPIKSARYRGQYSSYPIKLFYTSNIPIILQSALVSNLYVISQMLSVRFSGNFLVNLLGQWADVSGGGPARSYPVGGLCYYLSPPESMGAIFEDPVHVVVYIIFMLGSCAFFSKTWIEVSGSSAKDVAKQLKEQQMVMRGHRDTSMVHELNRYIPTAAAFGGLCIGALSVLADFLGAIGSGTGILLAVTIIYQYFEIFVKEQAEVGGMGALFF, encoded by the exons ATGGGGA tCAAATTTTTAGAAGTTATCAAACCTTTCTGTGCAGTTCTACCAGAAATTCAGAAACCTGAAAGGAAA ATCCAGTTTAGGGAGAAGGTACTATGGACTGCTATAACGCTCTTCATTTTCTTAGTGTGTTGTCAG ATACCACTATTTGGAATCATGTCATCAGATTCTGCTGATCCTTTCTACTGGATGAGAGTGATTCTTGCATCCAACAGAG GAACTTTAATGGAATTGGGTATTTCCCCAATTGTAACATCTGGTTTGATTATGCAGTTATTAGCTGGAGCCAAAATCATTGAAGTTGGCGATACACCCAAAGATAGAGCTCTGTTCAACGGGGCCCAGAAAC GTACCGAGTTTGAGGGGGCAGTCATCGCCCTGTTCCATCTGTTGGCCACCAGGACAGACAAAGTCCGAGCTTTACGGGAAGCTTTCTATCGCCAGAATTTACCCAATCTCATGAACCTCATTGCTACAGTTTTTGTGTTTGCCGTTGTTATATATTTTCAG GGATTTCGTGTGGACTTGCCCATTAAGTCGGCCCGATACCGAGGACAGTACAGCAGCTACCCCATCAAGCTCTTCTACACCTCCAATATTCCCATCATTCTCCAGTCGGCCTTGGTGTCCAACCTCTACGTTATTTCTCAGATGCTGTCTGTTCGATTTAGTGGCAACTTCTTAGTAAATTTACTGGGACAGTGGGCT GATGTCAGTGGGGGTGGACCTGCTCGTTCTTACCCTGTTGGAGGCCTTTGTTATTATCTTTCTCCTCCTGAGTCCATGGGTGCCATTTTTGAGGATCCTGTCCATGTAGTTGTTTATATCATCTTCATGCTGGGATCATGTGCATTCTTCTCGAAGACGTGGATAGAGGTGTCTGGTTCCTCAGCCAAAGAT GTAGCGAAACAGCTTAAAGAACAGCAAATGGTAATGAGGGGTCACAGAGATACTTCTATGGTTCACGAGCTTAATAG GTACATCCCCACAGCAGCTGCGTTTGGTGGCCTGTGCATCGGTGCCCTGTCTGTGCTGGCGGACTTCCTGGGGGCCATTGGCTCTGGCACTGGAATTCTACTTGCAGTCACTATTATTTATcagtattttgaaatatttgttaaGGAACAGGCCGAGGTTGGCGGGATGGGTGCTTTGTTTTTCTAa